The Oscillospiraceae bacterium genomic interval GAGTCGCTGTCTATATATGCGGAATGGGGCAGAACTTTCAAAAACGCGGCGCTCGCGGTCGATTTCCCGACGCCGTTCGGCCCGAGAATTAAAATTAATTTTTTCATTCGGGTTCCTCTCGTAAATCATCCTTTAAACAGTTCTTCAACTCTGTGAATATTTTATCACAAAATTTTACCAAGCGAAAGCGTTCCCGGGGCAGGGCGGCAGCAATTTTTTCAGCGGTGCTCACTGCCAATCGACAATCGTCCTCGCCGACCAAACCCTCAGAATACGCTTGCTCGAGCTCATCCGCGTCAAGCGTCATAATCCTGCCGTCAGGCAGCAGTACGACATCGATAAACAAATCAAAATAAAAGGACTCTTCTCCGCAAATCGTGTTATCTTTGGTGATATCGAAATAATACTGAATCGGTTGGTCCTCGGCGTCGAATTGGACGGTCAGCCACCAGTTTTCATTTTCCGGCCCGATCTGCATCCAGTTAAAACTCCGATCCGCCATTATTGTTCTTTTGCTCAATAACGTCACAATCAACGGAGCGGTGACTTCGCGAATTTCAAATAATCCTGCCATTCCTTTTAACTTCGGAAAATCCAGCGGCATATAGGCGCTCGACGATTTGGTGACCCGCTTCCAATTAGTTAGATTCAACGTTTTTCTCTTGACCCGCAGTTGCTCTGACCCCGAGAACAGAATCGGATCAAAGTACATTGGCGTGAAAATGAACCCACCGATATTTTGTTCTTTGTCCGAAGCGGTAAAACCGTATTTTTGATAAAACGGCATACCAACAGGGGAGGCCTCGAGCGTAACGCGTCTGATGCCCGCTCTCGTCAAATCTGCGATTACAGCGTCCATCAAAGCCGTGGCAATTCCTTGTCTTTGATAAACCCCATCCACAAACAGCATGGAAATCCTGCCTTCGCCGCGCTCGGAAATCACCCCGACGATTTTATCTCCGCCGCCATTCTCTACCTCATCAACAGCGATAAACATCATATGCTTTTGTAAGGTATAGTTGGTGATATACCCCTCATTTTTCACGCATCCGCCGATAAATTTTGGGATTGCATCCTCAGTATAAAGCGGTGCTTCGAACTCCGTAAAAACACGCCTTCCCAGTTCCAGCGCAGGCAAAACGTCCTCCGGATTTGCTCTTCGAATTCTAATCATCTTCGCTCTCTGCATTCATCGGACATTCGTGCAGACACGAACCGCAGTCCTTGCATTGTTTATTGATTTTCGGAACAGGGAAGCCCATTTTCCCGTTTTCAATTACAATGGCCCCATTCGGGCAGGCCGATATGCACGCCATGCACCCTATGCACAGCCCGATATTGATCACATGGCTGATGTTCATTTATCTTATCTCCAATCATTTTCTTTTTACTTTTTAACTCATTCTTCTGTACATCAAAAAATCGGCCCGGGCATTACCTTGTGAATTCTCCCGGTCAAAAGCATGAGAAGGGTAAAACATAACTTGACGCCATACTATGAAAGTCAAAAAGATTATTTTTCAATCAACTCAGATAAAGCAGCCGAAAAAGCTTCTCTTCCTGCAGTGGAAAGATGAATCAAATCCTGAAAATAGGTCGCGTTGCTGCTGTCAAACTCATATGTCTTTATTAATGATAATTTCGTATCTTTCATTTCAAGATAAGTTGAAAAGGTCTGATCTGTAACGATCATTTGCACATTTTCCGCAGCAAGCAGCGTCATATATTCCTTCATTATAACTCGATAAGTCTTATTTTTAACTATTTTTAAATACTTCGGCGCTTCCACGAAAACCAGCTTGATGTTATTTTCTCGGCAAAGTTGGATAATTTCAAAAAGACTTGTAACTTGTTCGAAATTAAGATTAAAAAAACGGGTGTAGATTGGCAGTGAATTGAGGATTTCAGCGGTTTTACCCACATTCCCGGCGGTGCTGCTCCCGTTTCGATAACGCGAATTGACAAGGGGATAAGAAAGCGGCCAGGTCAAAAACAACTCGTTATTGGCTGTGACAGCCATTTCGAATAATTCTTTAATCCCCGCTTTTCCCTTTTCGGAAAGCATTTTGTAAAGTTCGGCCATATATTTAAAATCGGTATCCAAGACCAATCGGTCATCACTTAATGAAACTTCCGTGGCAAGTGTGTAAGCATACATATCGACATAGAGTTCCTTGATATTCACTCCGCGCTCGATCAGATATCTTAATTCGGAAGCTTCAAGACACGGTTGATTCCCGTTATATGATAATAAATATACCGAACGGCTCGTATTTGCTCCGATGATATTGACGTCAAGTCCTTGTCTGAAAATCGAGGAACCGATAAAAAGACGGTCGATTTCCCCGTCCGAAATCAGTCGGCTCATACCGAATTCGGCGTTATCCATTCTATGGCTTAAACTGAACTTTTTCACCGGTACAAAAGCGCAGATGAGAACCAAAGAGGCAAGCACAACATATAAAATTCTTTTCATGAATTGTCTGCCTCCTTAAAAGTTCGCATAAATAAAGCTCGAAGCGCCGAAAACGCCGAACAAAACGGCACTTACGAGGAAGAATACCTGCCAGGCCGAAAGGGTAAGGGATTTTTGCGGTTTTCTCCGTTTGTCTTCGAGCAGTTCGAAAATCAGGAAGATCAATATAAACAGACATACAGTCAGGAAAAATGCCACGCAAGTGTTGTCACCGGTGAACGGCATGATCGAATTTATGATTGAATTTCTGTCAAAAGCAAACCCGACAAACATCCGTTTGATATATAAAAACGCCGTACCGAGAGACGAAGATCTAAAGAAAATCCACCCGAACATCACAACCACAAATGTAAACAGGACGGAGAACAGCTGATAAATAAAACTGCGTTTCTTTTCACGTTCCTTAGGCGTTAGTATGTTCAAAACGCCGTGATAGCCGCCCCAAAACAAAAAGTTCCAACCCGCGCCGTGCCACATGCCGCAGATTAAAAAAGTGACCATCACATTTAACGCTCGTCTTAATTTCGAGCAATGGTTTCCGCCCAGCGAGATATAGAGATAATCCCGCAGCCACGATGACAGCGAGATGTGCCACCGGCTCCAGAAATCCCGGATATTCATCGATAAATAGGGCCGCCGGAAATTTTCGATCGTATCAAACCCGAGCAAGTTCGAAAACCCGACCGCAATCTCAGAATACCCCGCAAAATCGCAGTAAAGCTGAACCGAATAAAAAAATGCCGCCAGCCAAAGCGCAAGCGAGGGATGTGTTCCGGGAGAGTCGAACACTGTGTTCACATAACCCGACAATCGATTGGCAATTACGGCTTTCATAAACAGACCAAGTAAAATCCGTTGAAATCCCTTTTGCGCAAGCTCACTCCGAAAAGTCAATCCCTCGGAAACGGACTTTCGAAAACGATCATATCGTTCAATCGGCCCCGAGATGATGTGCACAAAAAACGATGTGAACACCGCATAGGTGATAATGTTTGTCTCATGTTCATATTTTTGCTTATATACATCAATCAGATAACCGATCATCCTGAAGGAGTAATACGAAATCCCCAGCGGAATCAATAGTTTCAGCGTCATTTCCGTAGTTCCGATGCCGAAAGCCGTCAAAGCGGAATTGATACTCTCACAAAAAAATCCGAAATACTTGAATCCGAACAGTGCCATAATGACCGGGATAATTCCCGCAATCAAGCAACCCTTGCGGTTTTTATTCCGACCCATCCATCCCCCGCATAAAAACGTCCAAACCGTCTCTGCGGCTAAAATCGCAAACATCTTATAATCGCACAACAGATAAAACAGGACGTTTGCGCAGAACAGAAAATAGAGCCGCCTTTTTTTCGGTGTCACATAATAAAGCGCCGTGATCACCGCAAAGGCGAGAATCAAACTCAGTGTGCTGTTTTGAAACGTCCCGTCGAAGATTTGTGCGATCATATAATTTTTTATACCTTCTTACATTTTAACAGTAAAGACCAGTGTTTGCTGTAATAATTCGTATCGTCCGCTTTATATTCAGCGTTCTCAATCGGCGGCAGTTCAAAGATCCAATTCGAAAAGAACCGCCTGACATCAAAAATATTGACATAAAAATGCGGCATATCCTGTCCGGCTTCAATCTCATTCCGCAGCAAGGTGTTTTCATCAAGCATTTTATATTGATCGGCGTTTTGAAAACTGTAGGTGTTTTTCGAAATCAACGTTAAGAACAACTCACCCCCGGGTTTCAGCACCCGCTTGATCTCCTCTAATACGGCAGTAAATCCGTTTGCGTCGGTGTGGTAGACAACGTTATAAGCCATGATACAGTCGAAACTGTTGTCCTCAAACGGCAGTGTGAGCATATTAGAAACAGCGGTTTTGACGGTCAAGCCCTCTTTTTTCGCCCATTCGCGCAGATGGTTGACCCCGTAATCCGAGAGATCTACCGCGTTTACGTCAAAGCCTTTTGTCGCCATGTAAATCGAGTGCCGCCCGAGCCCGCATCCGAGATCAAGAAAACTTTTGAACCCGAGCCCTTGCCACCGTTCCGCCAAATAAGCCGATTCCGTACAGGGGATAAGCCACACATTGTCGGTGTTCTTGCTCCAATCCCATGCTTTTGTGATGTAATTATTCATATTTCCTCCGTTTTTTGTTTAGCACAGTGATACATTGCCGCGATGTTTTCGGTCGGGATGTCTGCGCTTAAAATTTGACTTCCCGCAAAAATATAACCGCTTTCTTTAAACAAATCCATCAAGCGGCGGCATTCAATGGTGACTTCGCCGGGCTTACCGTTCGGCAGCAGATGTTGGGTGTCCACAGCGCCGTGAAAGATCAATTGATCGCCAAATTCGGCAATCAAACCCTCCGGCTCCATATCGCGCGCGGTTACCTGAATAGGATCCAGTATTTCCACACCTGCTTTGATCAAGAAGGGGATCAGCGGCTTAATCCCGCCGCAGGAATGCATCATCACATGCAAACCGTAGGATTTGGCGAGACCACATAACTTTTTGATGTTTTCAAAAAAGAATTCAGCCCACATCTCCTCGCCTAACAACAGCCCCATTTGACTTCCGAAGTCATTACCGAAAAACCAAACGTCCATTTTGCCTTTCAGCGTGTTAAAGTAGGCATCGTTTAATTCCAAATAGACTTCGGTCATTTTGTCCACCAGAGCGTGGATTCTCTCCGGTTCCAAAGCAATATCGGTCAAAAACCGCTCGAATCCGTACATGCGGTAGCAGTCACCCATGATGCCGGTCCAGAGCCCGCCGATAATCACGCGGTTTTGGTTATCCTCTGCTTCTTTAACCAGCGGAGCGAAATCAAAATCATCGCGCGTCGGGAAAGGATGCCGTAAAATATCCTGTGTGGTTTGAGCGTTTTTTAGTGGGGCTTCAATCGCCTCATCCACCGCAAATTTGGAATCATAAGCCGATCGTCTCCACCGGATGCCGAACGGGCAAATTCGTTCCTGTTGTGTAACATCGATTTGCTTTTTCCAACACCGGAAATACCCCTCGTTTTGTGAGATGTCGCGTGTCGGAAGATAGAAAAAATCGCTTCCTACATCATCCAAAAGCTCTTTTTCGGTTGCAGCGCCGTAATATTGTCTCAACCTGCGTTCGACTTTCGGCGCTGCCATGAAGTCGACCATGACTCCTTTTTTAGAGAGCAATAAATTTTCAAATTTTTCTTTTCTATTCATGCTTTCTCCGTTGCTTCGGTCTGCGAATAACAAAACCAAAATATTCAATTCGATATTACCACATTTTAGCCAAATTTTCAATGAGATCGGAGGTGTTTTCAGAATTTCAAAAATAAGGGTTGACAAATTGTTATGACTTGTGTTATACTCGGTAAAATTTTTTCACGGGAGGGTATCGGTTATGACGTTGTTCAAAGCGAATTTCTATACGACAATGACTACCACCGGTACGCATGACGTGTATGGTACTACTACCACTACCGCCGTGCTTATCCCTCTGTTATCAACTTCGGAAAAATAGAAGATCATTTTTCGAACCAACAGCGGTGTAAGCAAAGTATAAAAGCTTGCGCCGTTTTTTATTTTACTCAGGAGGAATTCAAATGAAAATCACCATCCGTTCATCCGTCCTCGAAGATTGCGAAAAAATCCGCCCTCTGCAAAAGGAGATAACCGACCTGCACCATAACAGCTGCCCCGATTTGCTAAAAACCGAGCCCAAATTCTTTACGCCCGAGGCTTTTTTGGAATTATTAAATAAGCCCGATTATTTTACCTACATTGCCGAAAGCGAAGCCGGTGAGGTCGTCGGATATGCGTTTGTGAAGATCGACCGCGTCCGAAACCATCCCGTGTTTATCGATTTCGACCGGTTTTGCATTGAGGACATTTGCGTTCTTATAAAACACCGCCGTACGGGTATCGGGCGAATGTTATTCGAGCGTTGTAAAGCAACCGCGCAAGAAAAGAATTGTCGCAGCATAGAACTGAGCGTCTGGTGTTTTAACACCGAAGCGATCGTATTTTACAAGTCCATGGGCTTGCAAGAACGTTATATGCGTATGGAATTAAAACTCAATTCCGAATCATGAAATATCAGCTTTGAAATTTTAGGTAACACAAAGGAGACCCGTCATGGATGATAAGCGTATATATCTGATCGCACAATTTGATAATAACACAAAACAAAAA includes:
- a CDS encoding GNAT family N-acetyltransferase is translated as MIRIRRANPEDVLPALELGRRVFTEFEAPLYTEDAIPKFIGGCVKNEGYITNYTLQKHMMFIAVDEVENGGGDKIVGVISERGEGRISMLFVDGVYQRQGIATALMDAVIADLTRAGIRRVTLEASPVGMPFYQKYGFTASDKEQNIGGFIFTPMYFDPILFSGSEQLRVKRKTLNLTNWKRVTKSSSAYMPLDFPKLKGMAGLFEIREVTAPLIVTLLSKRTIMADRSFNWMQIGPENENWWLTVQFDAEDQPIQYYFDITKDNTICGEESFYFDLFIDVVLLPDGRIMTLDADELEQAYSEGLVGEDDCRLAVSTAEKIAAALPRERFRLVKFCDKIFTELKNCLKDDLREEPE
- a CDS encoding uroporphyrinogen decarboxylase family protein, translated to MNRKEKFENLLLSKKGVMVDFMAAPKVERRLRQYYGAATEKELLDDVGSDFFYLPTRDISQNEGYFRCWKKQIDVTQQERICPFGIRWRRSAYDSKFAVDEAIEAPLKNAQTTQDILRHPFPTRDDFDFAPLVKEAEDNQNRVIIGGLWTGIMGDCYRMYGFERFLTDIALEPERIHALVDKMTEVYLELNDAYFNTLKGKMDVWFFGNDFGSQMGLLLGEEMWAEFFFENIKKLCGLAKSYGLHVMMHSCGGIKPLIPFLIKAGVEILDPIQVTARDMEPEGLIAEFGDQLIFHGAVDTQHLLPNGKPGEVTIECRRLMDLFKESGYIFAGSQILSADIPTENIAAMYHCAKQKTEEI
- a CDS encoding class I SAM-dependent methyltransferase codes for the protein MNNYITKAWDWSKNTDNVWLIPCTESAYLAERWQGLGFKSFLDLGCGLGRHSIYMATKGFDVNAVDLSDYGVNHLREWAKKEGLTVKTAVSNMLTLPFEDNSFDCIMAYNVVYHTDANGFTAVLEEIKRVLKPGGELFLTLISKNTYSFQNADQYKMLDENTLLRNEIEAGQDMPHFYVNIFDVRRFFSNWIFELPPIENAEYKADDTNYYSKHWSLLLKCKKV
- a CDS encoding GNAT family N-acetyltransferase translates to MKITIRSSVLEDCEKIRPLQKEITDLHHNSCPDLLKTEPKFFTPEAFLELLNKPDYFTYIAESEAGEVVGYAFVKIDRVRNHPVFIDFDRFCIEDICVLIKHRRTGIGRMLFERCKATAQEKNCRSIELSVWCFNTEAIVFYKSMGLQERYMRMELKLNSES
- a CDS encoding MBOAT family O-acyltransferase, encoding MIAQIFDGTFQNSTLSLILAFAVITALYYVTPKKRRLYFLFCANVLFYLLCDYKMFAILAAETVWTFLCGGWMGRNKNRKGCLIAGIIPVIMALFGFKYFGFFCESINSALTAFGIGTTEMTLKLLIPLGISYYSFRMIGYLIDVYKQKYEHETNIITYAVFTSFFVHIISGPIERYDRFRKSVSEGLTFRSELAQKGFQRILLGLFMKAVIANRLSGYVNTVFDSPGTHPSLALWLAAFFYSVQLYCDFAGYSEIAVGFSNLLGFDTIENFRRPYLSMNIRDFWSRWHISLSSWLRDYLYISLGGNHCSKLRRALNVMVTFLICGMWHGAGWNFLFWGGYHGVLNILTPKEREKKRSFIYQLFSVLFTFVVVMFGWIFFRSSSLGTAFLYIKRMFVGFAFDRNSIINSIMPFTGDNTCVAFFLTVCLFILIFLIFELLEDKRRKPQKSLTLSAWQVFFLVSAVLFGVFGASSFIYANF
- a CDS encoding 4Fe-4S binding protein, which produces MNISHVINIGLCIGCMACISACPNGAIVIENGKMGFPVPKINKQCKDCGSCLHECPMNAESEDD